A genomic stretch from Candidatus Zixiibacteriota bacterium includes:
- a CDS encoding very short patch repair endonuclease — translation MDNLTKEQRRKNMRNIRSTDTTPERIIFRELRRRKIYFAPHVKNILGKPDIVFRRKRVVIFIDSDFWHGHPKRGILPKSNKDYWHKKIERNRERDKQVNKALRKEGWRVIRIWEYDIKKNPAKCITRICKAISKKEGG, via the coding sequence ATGGATAACCTCACCAAAGAGCAACGTAGAAAAAACATGCGGAATATTCGTTCAACTGATACCACTCCGGAACGGATAATATTTCGCGAGTTGAGACGTAGGAAGATCTATTTCGCTCCGCACGTAAAAAACATCCTTGGAAAACCGGATATTGTATTTCGTAGAAAACGGGTTGTTATTTTTATTGATTCTGACTTTTGGCATGGACACCCCAAAAGGGGTATTCTTCCTAAAAGCAATAAGGATTATTGGCATAAGAAAATTGAACGCAATCGAGAAAGGGATAAGCAAGTAAACAAGGCTCTAAGAAAAGAGGGATGGAGAGTGATTAGAATATGGGAATATGATATAAAGAAGAATCCTGCAAAGTGCATTACGCGTATATGTAAAGCAATAAGCAAAAAAGAGGGTGGATAA
- a CDS encoding carboxypeptidase M32, translating into MSNNHQEAYKDLIARWKEAHLIGSIGSVLHWDQETQMPKGGMQHRAEQLSYISGLAHQKSVDPKIGELLDILEKSPLVKDPVSDEAVNIREIRHEYDKSVKIPQKLVEEFTKTVSIAQNVWAEARRTSDFPKFLPHLEKVVKLTKEVADHLGYEKERYDALLDQYEPGATTEIISKTFEGFRKELVNLVAAIADSPAKPDVSILERTYPIDRQKIFSQEAAVAIGFSFDNGRLDISAHPFTTGLGPGDTRITTRYNPHHLGQAFFGTLHEGGHAIYDQGLDQAHSGTPRGDSVSLGIHESQSRMWENHVGRGRPFWKHFFPRAKQMFPDILGDVKFDDFYFAINDVRPSFIRVEADEVTYNLHIMLRFEIEQAFISGDLKPKDLPGVWNEKFTSYFGITPKNDAEGCMQDVHWSAGLMGYFPTYSLGNLYAAQFYARAKDDIRYLEDQFAAGNFSELKQWLKRNIHSHGKRYRAEKLVEVVTGKPLNHKFAMDYLRMKYGELYKL; encoded by the coding sequence ATGTCCAATAATCATCAGGAAGCTTATAAAGATTTAATCGCCCGATGGAAAGAGGCTCATCTGATCGGCTCGATCGGATCGGTTCTCCACTGGGACCAGGAAACCCAGATGCCCAAAGGCGGTATGCAGCATCGGGCCGAGCAGTTGTCGTATATCTCCGGTCTGGCCCACCAGAAATCGGTCGATCCGAAAATCGGCGAATTGCTCGATATCCTGGAAAAATCACCGCTCGTGAAAGACCCGGTGTCGGACGAGGCGGTCAATATCCGCGAGATCAGGCACGAATACGACAAATCGGTAAAAATCCCCCAGAAACTGGTGGAGGAGTTTACCAAGACGGTGTCGATTGCCCAGAATGTCTGGGCCGAAGCCCGTAGAACCTCGGATTTCCCGAAATTCCTCCCGCATCTCGAGAAGGTCGTAAAACTGACCAAAGAAGTGGCCGACCATCTGGGATACGAAAAAGAACGCTACGATGCGCTTCTGGACCAGTATGAACCGGGGGCCACGACCGAGATTATTTCGAAGACCTTCGAAGGGTTCCGCAAGGAACTGGTCAATCTGGTGGCGGCCATTGCCGACTCACCGGCCAAGCCCGATGTTTCGATCCTGGAGCGAACGTACCCGATAGACCGGCAGAAGATCTTCTCGCAGGAGGCGGCGGTGGCGATCGGGTTCAGTTTCGATAACGGACGGCTGGATATTTCGGCGCACCCGTTCACGACCGGTCTGGGGCCGGGCGATACCCGGATCACCACCCGCTATAATCCGCATCATCTCGGCCAGGCCTTTTTCGGGACGCTCCATGAGGGCGGCCATGCTATCTACGACCAGGGTCTCGATCAGGCCCACAGTGGTACCCCGCGCGGAGATTCGGTTTCGCTGGGGATTCATGAATCGCAGTCGCGGATGTGGGAGAACCATGTCGGCCGGGGGCGCCCGTTCTGGAAACATTTCTTCCCCCGGGCCAAACAGATGTTTCCGGATATCCTCGGCGATGTTAAATTCGATGATTTTTATTTTGCCATCAATGATGTCCGGCCGTCGTTTATCCGGGTTGAGGCCGACGAAGTAACTTACAACCTGCATATCATGCTTCGTTTCGAAATCGAGCAGGCGTTCATTTCAGGTGATCTGAAGCCGAAGGATTTGCCGGGGGTATGGAACGAGAAATTCACCAGTTATTTCGGCATCACGCCGAAAAATGATGCCGAAGGTTGTATGCAGGATGTGCACTGGTCGGCGGGATTGATGGGCTATTTTCCGACATACTCACTGGGCAATCTCTACGCCGCCCAGTTTTACGCCCGCGCCAAAGACGATATCCGGTATCTCGAGGACCAGTTCGCGGCCGGGAATTTCAGCGAGTTAAAACAGTGGCTCAAACGGAATATCCATTCGCATGGTAAACGTTACCGGGCGGAAAAATTGGTCGAAGTGGTCACCGGTAAACCGCTCAATCATAAATTCGCCATGGACTACCTGAGGATGAAATACGGCGAGTTGTATAAACTTTAA
- a CDS encoding CocE/NonD family hydrolase: MCFSRTFCRRMSNSKFPLLFIILLPAALAILFSVARADDSTTVSTGSVYPINILEDKGRFLLYVNEEVIVTEDFEWKKDGSFKSDYTTSIAGQSISTSLEIAVGDDGRWNEMTMKTVKGDITVTVKNDSLEINAMGDLRSIALRPKTIIFENFSPALMSQAVMAYDQEKGGKQTFPLFIVPAVIMDGNLERIDTQERAVAGEFRRFTLYRYGLPGVDVTLWVDDEDRICFGDVPAQHAVYVREGYEVLMVREEADSLLSQPKYEVRVEKNVMVPMRDGIRLATDIYLPDSSAQFPVILVRTPYKKEMNEIQGRYYARRGYAYAVQDCRGRFGSEGEWVPFFNEPEDGYDAIEWLAVQPWSNGKVGMIGASYLGWVQWWAARENPPHLVTIIPNVSPPDPYFNIPYEYGAFFLLGSIWWADVLESEATADISGKKMSDILDKEYNKLLRHLPVIDIDSAFLGTTNTYWRDWIKHPNNDEYWARASFLDHLKEVDIPVYHQSGWYDGDGIGSKLNYLAMAAGGHQYQKLVLGPWGHSDEATRRGPNNTDFGPRAIVDMQRSYTRWLDHWLLGIDNGIEKEPLVSLFVMGSNNWLYGEKYPLPETQFTKFYLASKGTANTSQGDGWLTTQLPGDSITATDSYTYDPADPTPDPTVYLGTDDNKADSGKVTDIDQEIALARTYYGRVDEERSDILVYETAPLEEPMTIAGPISAVLYAATSAKDTDWNMRISKIEANGDIFRLAGGVIRARYHKSFDHPELLEPGQVYQYHLDLWQTGMTFEKGTRLRLEVASAAFPKYSRNLNTGGHNEIETDFVTAEQTIYHSPKYPSHILLPVIPNPNFKDMNPGE; this comes from the coding sequence ATGTGTTTCTCAAGAACGTTCTGTCGCCGGATGTCAAACTCGAAATTTCCATTGCTGTTTATTATTCTTCTGCCGGCCGCTCTGGCTATTCTTTTTTCAGTCGCGCGGGCCGATGATTCGACCACGGTGTCAACGGGATCGGTATACCCGATCAATATTCTCGAGGATAAGGGGCGGTTTTTGCTCTATGTCAACGAGGAGGTGATTGTCACCGAGGATTTCGAATGGAAGAAGGACGGGTCGTTCAAGAGCGATTACACTACTTCCATCGCCGGGCAGTCGATTTCCACCAGTCTTGAAATAGCGGTGGGGGATGACGGTCGGTGGAATGAGATGACCATGAAAACGGTTAAGGGGGATATTACGGTTACAGTCAAAAATGATTCTCTGGAAATCAACGCGATGGGGGATTTACGGTCGATTGCCCTGCGCCCCAAAACCATCATTTTCGAGAATTTCAGCCCGGCCCTGATGAGCCAGGCAGTGATGGCTTATGATCAGGAGAAGGGCGGCAAACAGACCTTCCCGCTGTTTATCGTCCCGGCGGTGATAATGGACGGAAATCTGGAGAGGATCGATACTCAAGAGCGCGCGGTGGCCGGGGAGTTCCGGCGATTCACACTCTATCGGTACGGGTTGCCGGGCGTCGATGTGACCCTCTGGGTCGATGATGAGGATCGGATATGTTTTGGAGATGTTCCGGCCCAGCATGCGGTCTATGTCCGCGAGGGGTATGAGGTCTTGATGGTCAGGGAGGAGGCCGATTCGCTGTTGTCACAACCGAAATATGAGGTCCGGGTGGAAAAAAATGTGATGGTGCCGATGCGCGACGGGATCAGGCTGGCGACCGATATTTACCTGCCCGACAGCAGCGCTCAATTTCCGGTTATTCTGGTCCGGACACCATACAAGAAAGAAATGAATGAAATCCAGGGTCGGTACTATGCCCGGCGCGGATATGCCTATGCCGTTCAGGATTGCCGCGGCCGGTTTGGTTCGGAAGGGGAATGGGTGCCATTTTTTAATGAGCCCGAGGACGGTTATGATGCCATCGAGTGGCTGGCGGTGCAACCGTGGTCGAACGGCAAGGTGGGGATGATCGGCGCCTCATACCTGGGCTGGGTACAATGGTGGGCGGCCCGCGAAAATCCGCCGCACCTGGTAACGATCATTCCCAATGTCTCACCGCCCGATCCATATTTTAATATCCCCTACGAGTACGGAGCCTTTTTCCTGCTGGGCTCGATCTGGTGGGCCGATGTTCTCGAAAGCGAGGCAACGGCCGATATTTCCGGCAAGAAAATGTCGGATATTCTCGACAAGGAATACAATAAGTTATTAAGGCATCTGCCGGTTATCGATATCGACTCGGCTTTTCTGGGCACGACCAACACCTACTGGCGGGACTGGATTAAACATCCGAATAATGACGAGTATTGGGCCAGAGCCAGTTTTCTGGATCATCTGAAAGAGGTCGATATTCCGGTTTATCATCAATCGGGATGGTACGATGGTGACGGGATCGGGTCGAAACTCAATTATCTGGCGATGGCGGCCGGCGGCCATCAATACCAGAAACTGGTCCTTGGTCCATGGGGGCACAGCGATGAAGCCACGCGGAGAGGGCCCAACAACACCGATTTCGGACCGAGAGCGATTGTTGATATGCAGCGGAGTTACACCCGCTGGCTGGATCATTGGCTTTTGGGAATCGACAACGGTATTGAAAAAGAACCGCTGGTTTCGCTGTTTGTGATGGGCAGTAATAATTGGCTGTATGGCGAAAAATACCCTCTGCCGGAGACTCAATTCACCAAATTTTACCTGGCCAGCAAAGGCACAGCCAACACCTCTCAGGGTGATGGCTGGCTGACTACCCAATTGCCGGGCGATTCGATAACTGCAACGGATTCATATACTTATGATCCGGCCGATCCGACCCCGGATCCGACCGTGTATCTGGGGACCGATGATAATAAAGCCGACAGCGGCAAGGTGACGGATATCGATCAGGAAATCGCGCTGGCCCGGACTTATTATGGCCGGGTAGATGAAGAACGATCCGATATTCTGGTCTATGAGACGGCCCCGTTGGAGGAACCCATGACAATCGCCGGGCCGATTTCGGCCGTACTCTATGCCGCCACCTCGGCCAAAGATACCGACTGGAATATGAGAATCTCCAAGATTGAAGCTAATGGAGATATCTTCCGACTGGCCGGCGGAGTGATCCGGGCCAGGTATCATAAATCATTCGATCATCCCGAATTGCTGGAACCCGGCCAGGTTTACCAGTATCATCTGGACCTGTGGCAGACGGGAATGACTTTCGAAAAGGGAACCCGGCTTCGCCTCGAAGTAGCCTCGGCGGCTTTTCCTAAATATTCCCGAAATCTCAATACCGGCGGCCATAATGAAATCGAAACCGATTTCGTCACCGCCGAGCAAACTATCTATCACAGCCCGAAATATCCCTCGCATATTCTCCTGCCGGTGATTCCCAATCCGAATTTCAAGGATATGAATCCTGGTGAATAA
- a CDS encoding cupin domain-containing protein, with translation MTAEDIIRRLNLRPLQREGGYYRETYRSETILPRIALTPELKTNKSLSTAIYYLLTPDTFSAIHRLPFDEIYHFYLGDPVRLLILNPGGSSEVITLGPDLAEEHQVQMVVPKNRWQGSRLAAGGRWALMGTTVAPGFDFTDYQAGIREKLLAEYPSQADLIVGLTRS, from the coding sequence TTGACGGCCGAGGATATTATCCGACGCCTCAATTTGCGCCCTCTGCAGAGGGAGGGTGGGTACTACCGCGAAACCTATCGCTCGGAAACCATTTTGCCGAGAATAGCACTTACTCCTGAATTAAAAACCAACAAATCTCTTTCGACCGCCATTTATTACCTTTTGACGCCGGATACTTTTTCGGCTATTCATCGACTCCCATTCGATGAAATCTATCATTTCTACCTGGGTGATCCGGTCCGCCTTCTTATCCTGAATCCCGGCGGATCAAGCGAAGTCATTACCCTTGGACCTGATTTGGCCGAGGAACATCAGGTCCAGATGGTCGTTCCCAAAAACCGCTGGCAGGGATCTCGACTTGCGGCAGGCGGCCGATGGGCCCTGATGGGAACCACAGTCGCGCCGGGATTCGATTTCACCGATTATCAGGCCGGAATCCGGGAAAAACTACTGGCTGAATATCCATCACAAGCCGATTTAATTGTTGGTCTGACGCGCTCCTAA
- a CDS encoding TrkA family potassium uptake protein, which translates to MRDEKFAIIGLGNFGATVARELADLKCKVTAIDSDKNKIQDLDQKAELAIVADATERKFLENLGVENYTCFVISTGKDSHASILITLHLKELGARKIIVKANSSDHARILMKVGANDALIPEEQMAIRISHSLAKPNLLDFLPLSGDYYVAELKPGKKFIDRMLKDIAIRSEYHVQVIAVRNSISGQTGFAPGGDYKITKNDILIVLGKGEDIEKIKE; encoded by the coding sequence ATGCGTGATGAAAAATTCGCCATCATCGGTCTGGGTAATTTCGGGGCCACGGTGGCCCGCGAACTGGCCGATTTGAAGTGCAAGGTAACCGCTATCGACAGCGACAAAAATAAGATCCAGGATCTGGATCAGAAGGCCGAACTGGCCATTGTCGCTGATGCCACCGAGCGTAAATTCCTGGAAAATCTGGGGGTCGAGAATTATACCTGTTTTGTCATCTCGACCGGTAAAGACTCCCATGCATCGATATTAATTACTCTCCATCTCAAGGAACTCGGCGCCCGGAAAATTATTGTCAAGGCCAACTCCTCCGATCATGCCCGGATTTTAATGAAAGTCGGCGCTAACGATGCCCTCATTCCTGAAGAACAGATGGCCATCCGGATTTCACATTCCCTGGCCAAACCGAACCTGCTCGATTTTCTCCCCCTCTCGGGAGACTATTATGTGGCCGAATTAAAACCGGGGAAAAAATTCATCGACCGGATGCTCAAAGATATTGCCATCAGATCGGAGTACCATGTTCAGGTCATCGCCGTTCGCAATTCAATCTCCGGGCAAACCGGTTTCGCCCCGGGCGGAGATTATAAAATAACCAAAAACGATATCCTGATTGTACTCGGCAAGGGTGAGGATATCGAAAAAATCAAGGAATGA
- a CDS encoding helix-turn-helix transcriptional regulator, whose translation MILKNHIKQHRARLDLTQKRLADKVGVKRQTILSIEKGHYVPSALLAFQIARALGMRADELFELSGEL comes from the coding sequence ATGATATTAAAGAATCATATCAAACAGCATCGGGCTCGGCTTGATTTGACACAGAAACGACTGGCTGATAAGGTCGGAGTGAAGCGCCAGACGATTTTATCGATTGAAAAAGGTCATTATGTTCCTTCAGCCCTGCTGGCCTTTCAAATTGCCAGGGCGCTGGGTATGCGGGCCGATGAATTGTTTGAATTATCAGGGGAACTGTAA
- a CDS encoding DUF885 domain-containing protein produces the protein MKKTVFIMIVIFALNWTLALGQNKVESDFKKLADQILDNLDSFFPVVSAQKGIHNYDYTFTNYSGGSIKGEIEKLKKYEKDLVKKFGKANLSPESRINYRLLKSGLDITLLNLNKIEWHKKNPYLYVSDAVNGIYLIVVSEYAPLETRAQNINARMKLIPDLFKQAKKNLKNPPPVYIQLAREMLTTGIDFFRTVEADLSAKLPDLAGELNVSTSGAIDAMRDFAEFLATLPPGDPGSFAIGKQNFDYKLQHEYLLDYDSDSLLKIGENLLEKYRNQYNDYLAELEAENPTVDSVFVIDCITRNDILRYYNWEVDQTKLFIEQNGLVTLPDNIGQCRVVETPPFLTNMISGIAYEPPGVFSPVQTGLFYVRPIPDSMDAGQREARYKFINRRGFKSSVVHEAYPGHHLQFQYASQIENRIRKWHENMCFIEGWALYCEEMMYDQGFYGSDNPRYLNILGGIIFRAARIVVDVKLQTGQMTIDEAVNWMAEQTGGDTSWIRIEINRYTTTPTIPMSYLIGKEEIVRLRDYLMETDGDNFSLGDFHDRLLSEGAIPPHLLWDIWGLKE, from the coding sequence GTGAAAAAAACAGTTTTTATCATGATAGTCATATTTGCCCTTAATTGGACACTGGCCCTGGGTCAGAACAAGGTCGAAAGCGATTTTAAAAAACTGGCCGATCAGATTCTTGATAATCTTGACTCCTTCTTCCCGGTCGTTTCTGCCCAGAAAGGTATTCATAATTATGATTACACCTTCACCAATTACTCCGGCGGCTCCATTAAAGGTGAAATAGAAAAGTTGAAAAAGTACGAAAAGGATCTGGTCAAGAAATTCGGAAAGGCCAATCTGTCGCCGGAAAGTCGAATTAACTACCGCCTGCTAAAAAGCGGCCTGGATATCACCCTGCTGAATCTGAATAAAATAGAATGGCATAAAAAAAACCCGTACCTGTACGTATCCGATGCCGTTAACGGGATCTACCTGATTGTGGTGTCGGAATATGCCCCGCTGGAGACAAGGGCTCAGAATATTAACGCCCGGATGAAACTGATTCCCGACCTGTTCAAACAGGCCAAAAAGAATCTGAAAAACCCGCCGCCGGTTTACATCCAACTGGCGCGTGAAATGCTCACCACCGGGATCGATTTCTTCCGGACGGTCGAAGCCGATCTCTCGGCCAAATTGCCCGACCTGGCCGGGGAATTGAATGTCTCAACCTCCGGGGCCATTGACGCCATGCGGGATTTTGCGGAATTCCTGGCGACCTTGCCGCCCGGTGATCCCGGTTCGTTCGCCATCGGCAAACAAAACTTCGACTATAAACTGCAGCATGAATACCTGCTCGACTACGATTCCGATTCCCTGCTAAAAATCGGTGAGAATCTTCTTGAGAAATATCGTAATCAATATAATGACTACCTGGCTGAACTCGAGGCGGAAAATCCGACCGTGGATTCGGTCTTTGTTATTGACTGTATCACCCGTAATGATATTCTGCGGTACTATAACTGGGAAGTGGACCAGACCAAGTTGTTTATCGAGCAGAATGGCCTGGTCACCCTGCCGGACAACATCGGCCAATGCCGCGTCGTCGAAACGCCGCCTTTCCTGACCAATATGATTTCCGGAATCGCCTATGAACCGCCGGGAGTCTTCAGCCCGGTCCAGACCGGCCTTTTCTATGTCCGCCCGATTCCCGATTCGATGGATGCCGGACAACGGGAGGCGCGCTATAAATTCATAAATCGCCGCGGTTTTAAAAGCTCGGTCGTCCATGAAGCTTACCCCGGCCATCATCTTCAATTTCAATATGCCTCGCAGATTGAAAATCGAATCCGCAAATGGCATGAAAATATGTGCTTCATCGAAGGCTGGGCGCTGTACTGCGAGGAAATGATGTATGATCAGGGGTTTTACGGCAGTGACAACCCCCGTTACCTGAATATCCTCGGTGGAATTATCTTCCGGGCCGCCCGAATTGTCGTCGATGTCAAACTGCAGACCGGACAGATGACTATCGATGAGGCGGTAAACTGGATGGCCGAACAAACCGGAGGCGATACCTCATGGATCAGGATCGAAATCAATCGCTATACGACGACACCAACCATCCCCATGAGTTACCTGATCGGCAAGGAGGAAATCGTCCGCCTTCGAGACTACCTGATGGAAACCGATGGTGATAATTTCAGCCTTGGGGATTTCCACGATCGTCTTCTCTCCGAGGGAGCCATTCCGCCGCACCTGCTGTGGGATATCTGGGGCTTGAAGGAATAA
- the rlmD gene encoding 23S rRNA (uracil(1939)-C(5))-methyltransferase RlmD yields the protein MKIRDKIGDIFETEIKDLAFDGKSVGSFGGKIVFLNGGLPGEKVKAEITRTKSKFAIGRVLEIIEPGPGRIKAPCRHFDICGGCTWQDLVYDRQLFYKRKQVLDCLRHIGRIDDIEVGEIVGCPEQFYYRNKMEFSFNTNGKDGFNFGLHRRGRFDRIFDIEECRLQSPRSNSIVAWFRNFITENRIPIYDVEAHTGYIRFLVIRETKNTGRVMLNIVTAAGDFPLADRLIASAAGEFPEIRTIVHNINTKKSNIALGESEEILSGPGYIEEKILGCTFRIYANSFFQTNSRQAERLYSLAFDFLEPNNDDTLLDLYCGTGTIGLCAAGRVRQVIGIELEPSAVRAAEENARLNGIDNAIFHTGSVQTILAEQPELFRSVTAVIVDPPRAGLHPKALKKLIELGPPKIIYISCNPATFARDAAVFREAGYVLSKTVPVDMFPHTMHIELVGGFYKNESKTPEVL from the coding sequence TTGAAAATAAGGGATAAAATCGGCGATATCTTCGAAACCGAAATAAAAGACCTCGCCTTCGACGGTAAGTCGGTCGGTTCGTTCGGCGGTAAGATCGTCTTTCTCAACGGCGGCTTGCCGGGGGAAAAGGTGAAAGCCGAAATCACCCGGACCAAATCCAAATTTGCCATCGGCCGGGTTCTGGAAATTATCGAACCCGGACCCGGCCGGATCAAGGCGCCCTGCCGGCATTTTGATATCTGCGGCGGCTGTACCTGGCAGGACCTGGTATACGACCGGCAGTTATTCTATAAACGCAAGCAGGTCCTGGATTGCCTTCGGCATATCGGCCGGATCGATGATATCGAGGTGGGCGAGATTGTCGGCTGTCCCGAACAATTCTATTATCGCAACAAAATGGAGTTCTCATTCAATACCAATGGCAAGGACGGCTTCAACTTCGGACTCCATCGGCGAGGACGGTTCGACCGGATTTTCGATATCGAGGAATGCCGTCTGCAATCCCCCCGTTCCAATAGCATTGTCGCCTGGTTCCGCAATTTTATCACCGAAAACCGGATCCCCATTTACGATGTCGAGGCCCATACCGGTTATATCCGGTTTCTGGTGATTCGTGAAACCAAAAACACCGGCCGGGTGATGCTCAATATCGTGACCGCCGCCGGGGATTTTCCGCTGGCTGATCGTTTGATCGCCTCGGCCGCCGGTGAGTTTCCCGAAATCAGGACCATCGTCCATAACATCAATACCAAAAAATCGAATATCGCCCTGGGGGAATCCGAAGAGATTTTAAGCGGTCCGGGATATATCGAGGAAAAAATTCTCGGCTGTACTTTCCGTATCTATGCCAACTCTTTCTTCCAGACTAATTCCCGGCAGGCCGAAAGACTGTACAGTCTGGCTTTCGATTTCCTGGAACCGAACAACGATGATACTCTTCTCGACTTATACTGCGGAACCGGGACGATCGGATTATGCGCCGCCGGGCGGGTCAGACAGGTTATCGGAATCGAGCTGGAACCGTCCGCGGTCCGGGCGGCCGAGGAGAATGCCCGTCTCAACGGAATCGATAATGCCATTTTCCACACCGGTTCGGTCCAAACCATTCTGGCCGAACAACCGGAGCTGTTCAGGTCCGTCACGGCGGTCATTGTCGATCCGCCGCGGGCCGGACTCCACCCGAAAGCCCTGAAAAAATTAATTGAGCTTGGACCGCCTAAAATTATATATATATCCTGTAACCCGGCCACTTTTGCCCGTGATGCGGCGGTATTTCGGGAAGCCGGGTATGTTTTGAGTAAAACGGTCCCGGTCGATATGTTTCCGCATACCATGCATATCGAACTGGTCGGCGGTTTTTATAAAAATGAATCTAAGACACCGGAGGTATTGTGA
- a CDS encoding cation transporter, whose amino-acid sequence MTHTHIHNRSGGRLFATIILNVAITAAEFVGGLLTGYLALLADAVHNLSDVAALILAQIGETGSRRPPSKISTYGYKRLEVMTAFISAVALVIIAVYIFYEAYRRFLTPVDLSSPTLLLVIATVGLIGNILSVILLHASRSQSLNIKAAFLHMLYDTLSSLTVIIGAVVILKTGWNIIDPILSAVIGLMILWSSFDVIREATMIFLEAVPARIDYDTVANAIRMHPEVTSLHDLHIWSLSSRDVALSCHIRLEDSRYNDSPRIIREINQRLHHDFGIGHATIQPERDDCSSADIGWYNNGECL is encoded by the coding sequence ATGACGCATACGCATATTCACAATCGGTCGGGAGGGAGACTGTTTGCGACCATAATTCTCAATGTCGCAATCACCGCCGCCGAGTTTGTCGGCGGTTTGCTGACCGGCTACCTGGCCTTGCTGGCCGATGCGGTACATAATCTTTCCGATGTCGCCGCCCTGATCCTGGCCCAGATCGGCGAAACCGGGTCGCGCCGCCCCCCCTCTAAAATCTCGACCTATGGTTACAAACGCCTGGAGGTTATGACTGCCTTTATTTCGGCGGTGGCATTGGTGATAATCGCCGTTTATATTTTTTATGAAGCTTACCGAAGGTTTCTGACCCCGGTCGATTTATCCTCGCCAACTTTACTGCTGGTTATCGCTACGGTCGGCCTGATCGGAAATATCCTGTCGGTTATTTTGCTCCATGCATCCAGGAGTCAATCTCTCAATATCAAGGCGGCTTTTTTGCATATGCTCTATGACACCCTGTCATCGCTGACGGTGATTATCGGGGCGGTGGTGATTCTGAAAACCGGATGGAATATTATCGATCCGATCCTGTCGGCCGTAATCGGGCTCATGATCCTGTGGTCATCGTTCGATGTCATCCGGGAAGCTACCATGATTTTCCTCGAGGCGGTACCGGCCCGGATCGACTACGACACCGTGGCCAACGCCATTCGGATGCACCCTGAGGTGACCAGTTTGCATGATTTGCATATCTGGTCGCTTTCTTCACGGGATGTCGCCCTGTCATGTCATATTCGTCTCGAGGATTCACGGTACAACGATTCCCCCAGGATAATCAGGGAGATTAATCAGCGGCTCCATCATGATTTCGGAATCGGCCACGCCACCATTCAGCCCGAAAGAGATGATTGTTCCAGCGCCGATATCGGCTGGTACAACAATGGAGAATGCCTTTGA